From the Burkholderia mayonis genome, one window contains:
- a CDS encoding NAD-dependent epimerase/dehydratase family protein, protein MRVLILGGDGYLGWPTAMSLAKSHHEICVIDNYLRRNIARETSSEPLFDNPNLPDRAAIFEAIHGKHIRVEIGNCDDYRTLERVVRDFGPDVIVHYAEQPSAPYSMKGFDEARRTLQNNLGVTFNVIWAMLEHAPDCHLIKLGTMGEYGTPDIDIEEGWLDVEHNGRRQRFLYPRQAGSLYHTTKVLDTDLLWFYVRTHGLRVTDLMQGPVYGIETEESIADSRLMPNFHYDDIFGTVVNRFLVQAVAGVPLTVYGKGGQTRGYLNIKDTLQCIKLAIGAPADRGELRILNQFTEQFTVNELAAHVRQAGARLGLQVRIEQIANPRKELEDHYYNAKHRGLFELGLKPHYLTEDVLVRMFEPVAKHKTSIDRRKILPRVGWTR, encoded by the coding sequence ATGCGCGTTCTGATTCTGGGAGGCGACGGATACCTCGGTTGGCCAACGGCGATGTCGCTCGCTAAGAGTCACCATGAGATTTGCGTCATCGACAACTACCTGCGTCGCAATATTGCGCGGGAAACGTCGTCCGAGCCGCTTTTCGACAATCCCAATTTGCCCGATCGCGCCGCCATTTTCGAAGCCATTCACGGCAAGCACATTCGTGTGGAGATCGGGAACTGTGATGATTACCGCACGCTCGAGCGCGTCGTGCGCGATTTCGGTCCTGACGTGATCGTCCATTATGCGGAGCAGCCATCGGCCCCTTACTCGATGAAGGGATTCGACGAGGCGCGCAGGACACTGCAGAATAACCTGGGCGTGACGTTCAACGTGATCTGGGCAATGCTCGAACACGCGCCCGATTGTCATCTGATCAAACTCGGGACGATGGGCGAGTACGGCACGCCCGACATCGACATTGAAGAAGGGTGGCTCGACGTCGAGCATAACGGACGGCGTCAACGATTCCTCTATCCGAGACAGGCGGGGAGCCTTTACCACACGACGAAGGTGCTGGATACCGACTTGCTATGGTTCTATGTTCGCACGCACGGCCTGCGGGTGACGGATTTGATGCAGGGCCCGGTGTACGGAATCGAGACCGAAGAGTCGATTGCCGATTCGCGCCTGATGCCCAATTTTCACTACGACGACATTTTCGGAACCGTCGTCAATCGCTTTCTGGTGCAAGCGGTTGCCGGTGTTCCGCTGACGGTATACGGCAAGGGTGGGCAAACGCGCGGCTACTTGAACATCAAGGATACCTTGCAATGCATCAAGCTTGCGATCGGAGCGCCGGCCGATCGTGGCGAACTGAGGATATTGAACCAGTTCACCGAGCAATTCACCGTGAATGAACTGGCAGCGCATGTCCGGCAGGCAGGCGCGCGCCTCGGGCTGCAGGTACGCATCGAACAGATCGCGAATCCGCGCAAGGAGTTGGAGGATCACTACTACAACGCGAAGCATCGCGGGCTCTTCGAACTGGGCTTGAAACCGCATTACCTGACCGAAGACGTCCTTGTGCGAATGTTCGAACCTGTCGCGAAGCATAAAACCTCAATCGATCGTCGAAAGATTCTGCCTCGAGTCGGATGGACTCGATAG
- a CDS encoding polysaccharide biosynthesis protein, giving the protein MNPLFHGQAILVTGACGTVGSELIRQLLTDPAYAPGEVIGIDNSESEIFFLDQHYLNDGRARFFVADVRDGEELVRKTAGVDIVFHCAALKHVILCERSPEQAVQVNILGVQNIISAAQANGVKRVIFTSSDKAVNPTNVMGTSKLMGERLITAANSRKRGAGPIFASTRFGNVLGSNGSVVPIFHNQIASGSPVTLTHRDMTRFVMSIEDAVRLVIDSATLARGGEVFVTKMPVVCIKDLAAAMIAELAGAYGRKPQDVEIVEIGVKAGEKLYEELMSQEEIRRALDLRRYFSILPAFRGIYHEIRYEYDDLVSGQVLAPYVSASETPLSVLQIRQLLRDGGLVNRPEREGSMRYWPGDKEEKRTCAF; this is encoded by the coding sequence ATGAACCCGCTGTTTCATGGCCAGGCGATCCTGGTGACGGGCGCGTGCGGCACCGTCGGCTCCGAGCTGATCAGACAGCTGCTGACGGATCCCGCTTATGCGCCGGGCGAAGTCATCGGCATCGACAACAGCGAAAGCGAAATCTTCTTCCTCGACCAGCATTACCTGAACGACGGCCGCGCTCGCTTCTTCGTCGCTGACGTTCGCGACGGGGAGGAACTGGTCCGCAAGACAGCCGGCGTCGATATTGTCTTTCACTGCGCGGCGCTCAAGCATGTCATTCTCTGCGAACGCTCGCCCGAGCAGGCGGTACAGGTCAATATACTGGGCGTACAGAACATCATATCGGCCGCTCAGGCGAACGGCGTGAAGCGCGTGATCTTCACAAGCTCGGACAAGGCCGTGAACCCCACCAATGTGATGGGTACCTCGAAACTGATGGGCGAGCGCCTCATTACGGCCGCCAACAGCCGAAAGCGTGGTGCGGGCCCGATCTTCGCATCGACGCGCTTTGGCAACGTGCTCGGCTCGAACGGCTCAGTCGTTCCCATTTTTCACAACCAGATCGCAAGTGGCAGCCCGGTCACACTCACACACCGTGACATGACCCGCTTCGTCATGAGCATCGAAGACGCCGTACGTCTTGTCATTGATTCTGCAACGCTCGCGAGAGGCGGCGAAGTCTTCGTCACCAAGATGCCCGTCGTTTGCATAAAGGACCTGGCGGCAGCCATGATTGCAGAACTCGCCGGTGCCTATGGCAGGAAACCGCAGGATGTCGAGATTGTCGAGATCGGTGTGAAAGCGGGGGAAAAGCTCTACGAGGAGTTGATGAGTCAGGAGGAAATTCGTCGCGCGTTGGACCTGCGGCGCTATTTCAGCATATTGCCGGCGTTCCGTGGCATCTATCACGAGATCCGATACGAATATGACGATCTGGTGAGCGGACAGGTGCTTGCGCCGTATGTGTCGGCCAGTGAAACGCCGCTCTCGGTGCTTCAGATCCGCCAGTTGCTGAGGGACGGCGGGCTGGTGAATCGGCCCGAACGAGAGGGGAGCATGCGTTACTGGCCCGGCGACAAGGAGGAGAAGCGGACATGCGCGTTCTGA
- a CDS encoding NAD-dependent epimerase/dehydratase family protein, with the protein MNWLITGGCGFIGAALIRRLLDEGGHAVRVLDNLSTGARADLARVAAYEELARDEIRSAPRCIELVVGDIVDAQLALDVARGCDVIVHLAANTGVVPSLQNPRADLGANVIGTFNYLEAARHHGVSRFVFASSGASTGDVEPPIHEEVAPHPASPYGASKLAGEAYASAYKHAFGIDTVMLRFGNVYGPGSARKSSVVAKFIRAALAQMPVEIHGDGLQTRDFIYIDDLVDAVMLASIVPGIGGEAFQIASGAETTIDDLAVRIARALECVGVHNFKVTRADAHAPGVRRSFSDTTKARLLLEWQPKVTLDEGLQETVLYFLDNVRALP; encoded by the coding sequence ATGAACTGGCTCATTACCGGCGGGTGCGGATTCATCGGCGCCGCACTGATCCGGAGACTGCTTGACGAGGGCGGCCATGCCGTGCGCGTGCTCGACAACCTCAGCACCGGTGCGCGCGCCGATCTCGCCCGCGTCGCGGCGTACGAAGAGCTTGCGCGCGACGAGATCCGTTCGGCGCCGCGCTGCATCGAGCTTGTCGTGGGCGATATCGTTGATGCGCAGTTGGCGCTCGATGTCGCGCGAGGCTGCGACGTCATCGTCCATCTGGCCGCCAATACGGGCGTTGTGCCGTCGCTACAGAATCCGCGTGCGGATCTCGGCGCCAACGTGATCGGCACGTTCAACTATCTGGAAGCCGCTCGCCACCATGGCGTCAGTCGGTTCGTGTTCGCATCGAGCGGTGCGTCGACAGGGGATGTCGAACCGCCCATCCACGAGGAAGTCGCGCCACATCCCGCGTCACCCTACGGAGCGAGCAAGCTCGCCGGAGAGGCATACGCGTCGGCCTACAAGCACGCGTTCGGCATCGATACCGTCATGCTCCGTTTCGGTAACGTGTATGGCCCGGGTTCTGCGCGCAAATCGAGCGTCGTCGCAAAATTCATTCGCGCGGCACTTGCGCAGATGCCCGTTGAGATCCACGGCGACGGTTTGCAGACGCGGGATTTCATCTATATCGACGATCTCGTCGATGCCGTGATGCTGGCGTCGATCGTACCGGGCATAGGCGGGGAGGCGTTTCAGATCGCGAGCGGCGCGGAAACCACGATCGACGATTTGGCCGTCCGTATCGCGAGGGCGCTCGAGTGCGTGGGTGTCCACAATTTCAAGGTGACACGCGCCGATGCGCACGCGCCGGGTGTGAGACGAAGCTTCTCCGACACGACGAAGGCGCGCTTGCTTCTCGAATGGCAACCCAAGGTGACGCTCGACGAAGGTCTGCAAGAGACGGTCTTGTATTTTCTCGATAACGTGAGGGCTTTGCCATGA
- a CDS encoding GDP-L-fucose synthase family protein — protein sequence MSGTLDKHAPIYVAGHRGMVGSAIVRRLIAGGYDNIVTRDRASLDLMDQQAVRRFFREQRPAYVFLAAAKVGGIYANNTYPGDFIRENLLIECNVIDEAMAASVDRLLFLGSSCIYPRDCPQPIREEYLLTGTLERTNEPYAVAKIAGVKLCEAFNRQYGTHYVSVMPTNLYGPNDNYDLRTSHVLPGLLRKAHEAKLSGDSRLVVWGTGKARREFLYVDDMADACVFLMENGIEEGLINVGMGEDVTIRELAEEVMDAVGFRGDIVCDPTQPDGTPRKLLSVERLHALGWRPKTPLAEGIRKTYASFLAESDRR from the coding sequence ATGTCTGGAACTTTGGATAAACATGCCCCTATCTATGTCGCGGGCCATCGGGGCATGGTCGGCTCGGCAATCGTGCGCCGCCTGATCGCGGGGGGCTACGACAATATTGTTACGCGCGATCGCGCATCGCTCGATCTGATGGACCAGCAGGCCGTTCGGAGGTTTTTCCGCGAACAACGGCCCGCTTATGTCTTTCTTGCGGCTGCGAAGGTCGGCGGCATCTATGCGAACAACACGTACCCGGGCGATTTCATTCGCGAGAATCTGCTGATCGAGTGCAATGTGATCGATGAGGCAATGGCTGCCTCGGTCGACAGGCTGCTCTTCCTCGGCTCATCGTGCATTTATCCGCGCGATTGTCCGCAACCGATCCGCGAGGAGTACCTGCTCACCGGCACGCTCGAAAGAACGAACGAGCCCTATGCCGTTGCGAAAATTGCGGGGGTCAAACTCTGCGAAGCTTTCAACCGTCAATACGGCACGCACTACGTGTCCGTCATGCCGACCAATCTGTACGGACCCAACGACAACTATGATCTGCGCACGAGCCACGTCCTGCCAGGATTGCTGCGCAAGGCGCATGAAGCCAAGCTGAGTGGCGATTCGCGTCTGGTCGTATGGGGCACCGGCAAGGCGAGGCGCGAGTTCCTCTACGTGGACGATATGGCCGACGCCTGCGTGTTTCTGATGGAAAACGGCATCGAAGAAGGCCTGATCAACGTCGGCATGGGGGAGGACGTGACGATCCGCGAGCTTGCCGAAGAAGTCATGGACGCGGTTGGGTTTCGTGGCGACATCGTCTGCGATCCGACCCAGCCTGACGGCACGCCGCGCAAGCTGTTGTCGGTCGAACGCCTGCACGCGCTCGGATGGCGGCCTAAGACGCCGCTTGCAGAAGGGATCCGCAAAACCTATGCGAGCTTTCTCGCCGAGAGCGACCGGCGGTAG
- the gmd gene encoding GDP-mannose 4,6-dehydratase, whose product MKAALITGITGQDGAYLAEFLLQKGYLVHGVKRRASLFNTARIDHLYEDPHEEERRFVLHHGDLTDATSLIRIIQQVRPDEIYNLAAQSHVAVSFEAPEYTANSDALGTLRLLEAMRIVGIEKTARFYQAATSELYGLVQAVPQKETTPFYPRSPYAVAKLYAYWITVNYREAYGIYACNGILFNHESPVRGETFVTRKITRALARIKLGMQGCLYLGNLDAKRDWGHARDYVEMQWLMLQQPHPEDFVIASGVQYSVRDFVDAVARELDMPIKWRGKGVEERGYDERGNVVVAVDPRYFRPAEVASLLGDAGKAREKLGWKPRTSFAELVAEMVREDLRSAERDALVREHGYRVFECHE is encoded by the coding sequence ATGAAGGCCGCGCTTATTACCGGAATAACAGGACAGGACGGGGCTTACCTGGCGGAGTTCCTGTTGCAAAAAGGGTACCTCGTGCACGGCGTCAAGCGTCGCGCGTCGCTCTTCAACACGGCGCGTATCGATCACCTCTACGAAGATCCGCACGAAGAGGAGCGTCGCTTTGTTCTGCACCACGGGGATCTGACAGACGCGACGAGCCTGATCCGGATCATTCAGCAAGTGCGTCCCGACGAAATCTACAACCTCGCGGCGCAAAGCCATGTGGCAGTGTCGTTCGAAGCGCCCGAGTACACGGCGAATTCCGATGCGCTCGGCACGCTGCGCCTGCTCGAGGCGATGCGCATCGTGGGAATTGAAAAGACCGCGCGCTTTTATCAGGCCGCGACGTCCGAACTCTATGGGCTCGTTCAGGCTGTACCGCAAAAGGAAACCACGCCCTTTTACCCGCGTTCGCCTTATGCCGTCGCGAAGCTTTACGCCTACTGGATCACAGTCAATTATCGCGAGGCCTACGGCATCTACGCGTGTAACGGCATCCTTTTCAACCATGAATCGCCTGTACGCGGCGAAACGTTTGTCACGCGCAAGATTACGCGTGCGCTTGCGCGGATCAAACTCGGTATGCAGGGCTGTCTCTATCTCGGCAACCTCGACGCGAAACGCGATTGGGGGCATGCGCGCGATTACGTCGAGATGCAATGGCTGATGCTGCAGCAGCCGCATCCGGAGGATTTTGTGATCGCGAGCGGCGTGCAATACAGCGTGCGTGACTTCGTCGACGCGGTCGCGAGAGAGCTCGACATGCCGATCAAATGGCGAGGAAAGGGGGTCGAGGAGCGCGGCTATGACGAACGCGGCAATGTCGTTGTCGCGGTGGACCCGCGCTATTTTCGACCCGCTGAAGTGGCGTCGCTGCTGGGCGACGCGGGAAAAGCTCGCGAGAAGCTGGGCTGGAAGCCGCGCACGAGCTTTGCCGAACTGGTCGCGGAAATGGTTCGAGAAGATCTACGCAGTGCCGAGCGCGACGCGCTCGTCCGGGAACACGGCTACCGCGTGTTCGAATGCCATGAATGA
- a CDS encoding polysaccharide biosynthesis tyrosine autokinase, protein MAPLKRSSAVVTHDPEIIGLAAFLDMLVDNRAVISTVTALFVVVGVFYAWLAPPVYESAITLQVEEDRDTGTPKGMLGDMSQLVEIKSPAEAEMQILGSRFVLSRSVDALRLYISAQPRRFPLIGSSIARYSDGLSRPGLFGIGGYAWGSESINVAAFDVPPHDEGRRYTLRVLSGGRYALQGDGIDGEAIGHVGVGERFATRAGPVLLRVERMDAREGIVFELTRDSFQQTVTQLRKALIIAEKGKQSGVIEATLQHNDPELLSATLNEISRQYLRQNIERKAAQAERSLDFLVDQQPEMKHQLEESENRYNAYRNTHSIIDLGEEGKVILQRSADVESRLLQLRQKREELLMRYMPSHPGVIAIDAQIAEAAKVAGELAGRVKQMPLSEQSTLRLERDVRVNTNLYVSLLNNIEQLKLLKASKIGNVRLIDRAEVPQIPVKPRKLMVVGLAALMGLFAGVGIAFIRDALLRGVTDVTALESHSGLSVYATIPYSKQQEALARKMAVKTKEEDLMLATRYPLDPAIESLRSLRTALQFAMLEARNNVVLLTGPSPGIGKSFVSANLAAVLAASGKHVLLIDGDLRAGHLDRYFGQSNGVGLSDAIAGAVACQDVVRESVRPNLDFVPTGTAALNPAELLLSDRWLELVNTVSARYDIVLIDAAPVLPVSDAGIMAPVAGTVFLLARFAQTRVGEITESVKRLAQGGSRVSGLLFNGVAPRRYSYAYGGKYGRYRYAAYRNDRTRAENQVRQ, encoded by the coding sequence ATGGCACCACTCAAACGCTCATCCGCCGTCGTGACGCATGATCCCGAAATCATCGGCCTCGCCGCGTTTCTCGACATGCTCGTCGATAATCGGGCCGTCATCTCAACCGTGACGGCGCTCTTCGTTGTGGTCGGTGTGTTCTATGCGTGGCTCGCCCCGCCGGTCTACGAGAGCGCTATTACGTTGCAAGTCGAGGAAGACCGCGACACGGGTACCCCGAAAGGCATGCTCGGCGACATGTCGCAGCTCGTTGAGATCAAGTCTCCAGCCGAGGCCGAAATGCAGATTCTCGGCTCGAGGTTCGTGCTGTCGAGAAGCGTCGATGCATTGCGGCTCTACATTTCGGCGCAGCCGAGACGCTTTCCACTCATCGGAAGCTCGATCGCCCGCTACAGCGATGGATTGTCGCGTCCTGGCCTCTTCGGCATCGGCGGCTATGCGTGGGGCAGCGAGTCCATCAACGTTGCAGCCTTCGACGTGCCGCCGCACGACGAAGGCCGACGCTACACGTTGCGTGTTCTGTCGGGGGGGCGCTACGCGTTGCAAGGCGACGGCATAGACGGAGAGGCAATCGGGCACGTCGGCGTCGGCGAGCGGTTTGCTACACGAGCCGGGCCGGTCTTGCTCAGGGTCGAGCGCATGGATGCACGGGAGGGCATCGTCTTCGAGCTGACCCGGGATTCGTTTCAGCAAACAGTCACACAATTGCGCAAGGCGCTCATCATCGCTGAGAAAGGCAAGCAATCGGGTGTGATCGAGGCGACATTGCAACACAACGACCCCGAATTGCTGAGTGCGACGCTCAATGAGATCAGCCGGCAGTATCTGCGCCAGAATATCGAACGTAAGGCCGCACAGGCCGAGAGATCGCTCGATTTTCTGGTCGATCAGCAGCCGGAGATGAAACACCAGCTCGAAGAATCCGAGAATCGCTACAACGCGTACCGCAACACGCATTCAATCATCGATCTCGGCGAAGAGGGCAAGGTTATCCTGCAACGCTCGGCGGACGTGGAAAGCAGGCTGCTGCAGCTGAGGCAAAAACGTGAGGAGTTGCTGATGCGCTACATGCCATCGCATCCGGGCGTCATTGCGATCGATGCGCAGATCGCCGAAGCGGCAAAAGTGGCAGGTGAACTGGCGGGGCGCGTCAAGCAAATGCCGCTTTCAGAGCAATCGACGCTGCGCCTGGAGCGAGACGTGCGCGTCAATACCAATCTGTACGTGTCGTTACTCAATAACATCGAACAGTTGAAGCTCCTCAAGGCGAGCAAGATTGGCAACGTGCGGCTCATCGATCGGGCCGAGGTGCCGCAAATTCCGGTCAAGCCACGCAAGCTCATGGTGGTCGGCCTCGCGGCGCTCATGGGCCTCTTTGCAGGCGTCGGAATCGCATTCATTCGCGACGCGCTTTTGCGCGGCGTCACCGATGTGACTGCACTCGAAAGCCATAGCGGGCTGTCCGTCTATGCAACCATTCCCTACAGCAAGCAACAGGAAGCGTTGGCGCGCAAGATGGCGGTGAAGACGAAGGAAGAGGATCTGATGCTGGCCACGCGCTATCCGCTCGATCCGGCAATCGAAAGCCTGCGTAGCTTGCGTACCGCGCTTCAGTTCGCGATGCTCGAGGCGCGCAACAACGTCGTGCTGCTGACAGGCCCCTCGCCAGGAATAGGCAAGTCTTTCGTATCGGCGAACCTGGCAGCGGTGCTGGCGGCCTCCGGCAAGCACGTGCTGCTGATCGACGGCGACCTGCGCGCTGGTCATCTGGACCGTTACTTCGGCCAATCGAACGGAGTCGGGCTCTCCGATGCCATTGCGGGCGCTGTAGCCTGCCAGGATGTGGTGCGCGAGAGCGTCCGCCCGAACCTCGATTTCGTACCGACGGGCACGGCTGCCCTCAATCCGGCCGAGCTTCTGCTCAGTGACAGATGGCTCGAGCTTGTGAATACAGTATCGGCCCGATACGACATCGTTCTTATCGACGCCGCCCCGGTACTGCCGGTTTCGGACGCCGGCATCATGGCCCCTGTCGCCGGTACTGTCTTCCTTCTCGCACGGTTTGCGCAGACACGTGTCGGCGAGATCACAGAGTCGGTCAAGCGCCTCGCGCAGGGCGGATCGCGCGTGAGCGGACTGCTCTTCAATGGCGTCGCGCCGCGCAGATACAGCTATGCCTATGGCGGAAAGTACGGGCGCTACCGCTATGCTGCATATCGGAATGACCGGACTCGCGCTGAGAATCAAGTACGCCAATGA
- a CDS encoding low molecular weight protein-tyrosine-phosphatase, whose protein sequence is MSISILTVCVANICRSPMAEGLLHLQLPALEITSAGLDAAIGCGADPYVLDLMRSRGIDLAMHRARQLLSLHCRQADLILVMEEVHRHAIERCYPFARGRVFRIGQFGSFDVPDPSGGEPRQFDGCLDLIEQGVEDWVARIHTLFAPS, encoded by the coding sequence GTGTCGATTTCGATCTTGACGGTATGTGTCGCAAACATCTGCCGCAGTCCGATGGCTGAGGGGCTGTTGCATCTGCAACTGCCCGCACTCGAGATTACGTCGGCCGGCCTCGATGCCGCGATCGGATGTGGCGCCGACCCGTACGTGCTCGATCTAATGCGTTCGCGGGGCATCGATCTTGCCATGCATCGCGCCCGTCAACTCCTATCGCTTCACTGTCGGCAGGCCGATCTGATTCTCGTCATGGAGGAAGTGCACCGCCATGCTATCGAGCGCTGCTACCCATTTGCACGCGGTCGCGTTTTTCGCATTGGCCAGTTTGGCAGCTTTGACGTACCCGATCCGAGCGGTGGCGAGCCGCGGCAATTCGACGGCTGTCTCGACCTGATCGAGCAGGGCGTTGAGGATTGGGTTGCGCGAATCCACACGCTCTTCGCGCCATCTTGA
- a CDS encoding polysaccharide biosynthesis/export family protein, with translation MSADLASGSRGTRRVGWHDRRLRAAPLAWLLPLFCAACTAAPGMRFDPKAPVDPGDPLSVPHIVTITPSLIHDQNEQRRLDPDDGYKAMIGMPQPYRIGPADVLSIIVWEHPELVVPNLTYSIGETAGAQPAGPGLTTQTVPGFVVGADGGIQYPYLGFVKAGGLTVGELQAVMTKGLGHFLRNPKLTISVIAYRSQRVFVEGQVGQPGIKPVTDVPMSLAEALSEANGIPAGIGDTSRVEVLRAGKRYLLNLPALAAQGVDTSQIMLRDRDVVRVQPQTYNQVFVVGEVGKPTPVPMHDGQLSLNDALAEAMSVNPATAQSEGVYVVRASDNPERPQVFRLDSRSPVGLALAEHFRLQPKDVVYVDSTGLARWSRVINLLLPSALGLSATRSTMGN, from the coding sequence ATGTCTGCTGATCTCGCCTCTGGAAGCAGGGGGACGCGCCGCGTGGGATGGCATGACAGGCGCCTGCGCGCTGCGCCGCTTGCGTGGCTGCTGCCACTCTTCTGCGCGGCATGCACCGCTGCACCAGGCATGCGCTTCGATCCAAAAGCACCCGTTGATCCAGGTGATCCGTTGTCGGTGCCGCATATCGTGACGATCACACCGTCGCTCATTCACGATCAGAATGAACAACGGCGACTCGATCCTGACGACGGATACAAGGCGATGATCGGTATGCCGCAACCGTACAGGATCGGGCCAGCCGATGTGTTGTCGATCATCGTCTGGGAGCATCCGGAACTGGTCGTGCCAAATCTGACCTATTCGATAGGCGAGACGGCTGGGGCACAGCCCGCCGGGCCCGGGTTGACCACACAAACGGTTCCAGGCTTCGTCGTCGGCGCCGACGGAGGGATTCAATATCCGTATCTGGGATTCGTCAAGGCGGGCGGGCTCACCGTCGGCGAATTGCAGGCCGTGATGACAAAAGGACTCGGTCACTTTCTGAGAAATCCGAAGCTGACGATCAGCGTCATCGCCTATCGCAGTCAGCGGGTCTTCGTCGAAGGGCAGGTTGGGCAGCCGGGCATCAAGCCGGTCACCGACGTGCCGATGTCGCTTGCAGAGGCGCTCAGCGAAGCCAACGGCATTCCGGCCGGCATCGGCGACACGAGCCGCGTCGAAGTGCTGCGCGCCGGCAAACGCTACCTCCTGAACTTGCCGGCGCTTGCTGCACAAGGCGTGGATACGTCGCAAATCATGTTGCGCGATCGCGATGTCGTACGCGTGCAGCCTCAGACATACAACCAGGTGTTCGTCGTCGGCGAGGTGGGCAAGCCGACGCCCGTGCCAATGCATGATGGGCAACTGTCCCTCAATGATGCGCTTGCCGAGGCGATGAGTGTCAATCCGGCCACGGCACAATCAGAAGGTGTCTATGTCGTGCGTGCGAGCGACAACCCCGAAAGGCCTCAAGTCTTTCGCCTCGACAGTAGATCGCCGGTCGGGCTTGCGCTCGCCGAGCACTTCAGGCTGCAGCCCAAGGACGTCGTCTATGTCGACTCGACGGGTCTCGCACGCTGGAGCCGCGTGATCAATCTGCTGCTACCGAGCGCGCTCGGGTTGAGCGCGACACGCTCGACGATGGGCAACTGA
- a CDS encoding MraY family glycosyltransferase — MLLIFVVAFAASLIGNAVIVRYASVNGMRMLDYDLRGVQKMHMLAVPRIGGVGIAFAAALACCFLSGTAALTPLPAALFACAAPALMAGLLEDVTKRVSPRARFLSVIAAALLGCLILGAVIRRVGLPIVDTALAVVPFAVVFTVVAVTGLTNALNIIDGVNGLSSVVGIFILASIACVAYHVGDAFVMWTALIMIGAIGGFAVWNYPAGLVFLGDGGAYFIGFVIAELLVLLEVHPAVSTWYAVLVSIYPTWETLFSMYRRKMVRGRPVSAPDCLHLHTLIYRRARRCGAHGCDRHKRLLSNSGTAPFLWLLTLLAVVPATLFWRNGVLMFVSICAFIALYVWLYASIVHFRTPRWLFVGRPSNTEAGRADRNAALARVHHSEHRGSENDVC; from the coding sequence ATGCTGCTCATCTTCGTAGTAGCGTTTGCCGCTTCTCTGATCGGAAATGCCGTCATCGTTCGATACGCAAGCGTGAATGGTATGCGTATGCTCGACTATGACCTCCGTGGCGTGCAGAAGATGCACATGCTGGCTGTGCCGAGAATCGGCGGCGTAGGGATCGCCTTCGCTGCAGCGCTTGCCTGCTGCTTTCTATCGGGGACGGCCGCACTGACGCCGCTGCCCGCGGCGCTCTTCGCCTGTGCGGCGCCGGCGCTGATGGCCGGACTGCTCGAGGACGTCACGAAGCGAGTGAGCCCGCGTGCGCGATTCCTGAGCGTGATAGCCGCCGCGCTGCTTGGCTGCCTGATCCTGGGCGCGGTGATAAGGCGCGTCGGCCTGCCGATCGTCGATACCGCTCTGGCCGTCGTTCCTTTCGCCGTCGTGTTTACCGTCGTCGCAGTGACGGGGCTCACGAATGCGCTCAACATCATCGATGGCGTCAACGGCCTCTCGTCAGTCGTCGGCATCTTCATCCTCGCTTCGATAGCCTGCGTCGCTTATCACGTCGGCGATGCATTCGTCATGTGGACCGCGCTTATCATGATCGGCGCGATCGGCGGGTTCGCGGTCTGGAACTACCCTGCCGGGCTCGTGTTTCTCGGTGACGGCGGGGCGTACTTCATCGGCTTTGTGATTGCCGAGCTGCTTGTGCTGCTCGAGGTTCATCCGGCGGTCTCGACCTGGTATGCGGTGCTGGTCAGCATATATCCGACCTGGGAGACGCTGTTTTCGATGTATCGACGCAAGATGGTGCGCGGCAGGCCGGTCAGCGCACCCGATTGCCTCCACCTTCACACACTGATCTACCGGCGTGCGCGTCGCTGTGGAGCGCATGGATGCGACCGGCACAAACGATTGCTGTCCAACTCCGGGACCGCGCCCTTCCTGTGGCTGTTGACGCTCCTCGCCGTAGTGCCGGCGACGCTATTCTGGCGCAATGGCGTGCTGATGTTTGTGTCGATCTGCGCGTTCATTGCCCTCTATGTCTGGCTGTATGCGTCGATCGTACACTTCAGGACGCCGCGCTGGCTTTTTGTCGGAAGGCCCTCGAATACGGAAGCGGGTCGCGCCGATCGCAACGCGGCCCTGGCGCGCGTTCATCACTCAGAACACCGGGGATCGGAGAACGATGTCTGCTGA